Below is a genomic region from Desulfurobacteriaceae bacterium.
GCAAACTCAGCAATTTTATCTATGTCAGAAAGAGAAATATCAACACATTCCCCAATTCTTGAAATACCTGGATTTCCGGGAATTCCATAGACCTTTTCAACCTTAGGGCTTTGTGAAAGTTTCCAAGCTATAGCGTGTTCTCTTCCTCCACTTCCTATAACTAAAACTTTCATTCCTTACTCCTTGTGCTGTAATTGGTGGATTTAAATTATATCAGTAGATACATAAGTTTCATACTTTCAGGCTCTTTTGTAAGAACGTTTAATAATTCTTTCACTGGACTTAGAACTTCTCCTTCCAAAATTCTTCCTAAAAAGTCCTTTTTTTCCTTTATTTCAAAGACCTTAGCGTTTGGAGAATTAGAAAGTTTCTTTGCTATTTCGATGGCTTTGTCAATATTTCCAAGTTCATCAACAAGCCCCAAAGCTTTTGCTTGTCTTCCGGTGAAAACCCTTCCATCTGCAAAGCTTTTTACTTTTTCAATAGGGATATTTCTATCTTTTGAAACAGCCTCTACAAACTGGTCGTAAGAGTCATCAATCAAAGACTGTAAAATTTTTAGACTTTCTTCATTAACATCTTTAAAAGGATTAAGTAAATCCTTGAACTTTCCACTTTTAACGGTAACTACTTTTATTCCTATTTTTTCAGCTAGAGCTTTAAAGTTAAAGCTTTGGATTATTACACCTATACTGCCAGTAATAGTTCCCGGATTGGCAACTATTTTTGTCGCTGGAAGTGAAATGTAAAGTCCCCCAGAAGCCGCAACAGAACCCATAGAAACAACTATCGGTTTCTTCTTTGAAATTTCCCTTACTTTATCGTGAATCTCCTGACACGCTCCAACAACTCCGCCGGGAGAATTAACTCTTAGAACAATGGCTTTAATACTTTTATTCTTTTCCAACTTCTCCAAGAGTTTAAGGTATTTAGAAGAATTATTGATAGCACCTTCAACTTTTACAATTCCTATACTCTCTCTTGTAGGAAAATCCGAAGACAAAAACTTTTTCATAAAGCTTAAAACCACCATTACAAAAAAGATTACTCCCAAAATAGTAAAGAATCCTTTTATCTTCTTCATTTTTCACCTCTAACTAAGAAATGTAATTTCAGAAAATATTTTCTCTTTCTGGGTGGTATAAGCTTGAAAACTTTTTCATTATTTATGTTTCCTTCGGGAAGTTTTATACCAAGTTTCTTACTTAAGATATCCATGGCTTTTAGCCTTTCTGCTTTAGCAACAATAGATGCAGCAGCAACAACGATATCTTTCTCAGCTTTTGGGATAACTTCAAAGTCAATACCGGAAAACTTTCTCTTTAATTTTTCTTCTATTTCATTACTAAACTTGTCAACAACCACCTTCTTAGGGGAATATTTCTTTATCAACTCTTCCAAAACTTCCATATATACAGCTTCTAAGAGTCTGTTAACGTTTTTGAACTTTTCATAAAGCTCATTATAAGCCTTAGGCATTAGAACCCTTACTCTACCACGACAATCTTTTTTTATATTTTTTGATAGTTCTAGGATTTTTTCTTTCTTAAGTTTCTTAGAGTCCTTTACACCAAGTTTGACAAGCTCTTTTAAACAGTTTTCATCTGCAAAAATGCAAGCAACAAC
It encodes:
- the sppA gene encoding signal peptide peptidase SppA, whose amino-acid sequence is MKKIKGFFTILGVIFFVMVVLSFMKKFLSSDFPTRESIGIVKVEGAINNSSKYLKLLEKLEKNKSIKAIVLRVNSPGGVVGACQEIHDKVREISKKKPIVVSMGSVAASGGLYISLPATKIVANPGTITGSIGVIIQSFNFKALAEKIGIKVVTVKSGKFKDLLNPFKDVNEESLKILQSLIDDSYDQFVEAVSKDRNIPIEKVKSFADGRVFTGRQAKALGLVDELGNIDKAIEIAKKLSNSPNAKVFEIKEKKDFLGRILEGEVLSPVKELLNVLTKEPESMKLMYLLI
- the rnhC gene encoding ribonuclease HIII, whose amino-acid sequence is MLNREEIEELVKRLTEKGASLEKPPEHAIYRLKKDKGILTIYKTGSLVFGGKEARVLKEEVETFYLEKLEKVPKIGCDEAGKGEFIGPLVVACIFADENCLKELVKLGVKDSKKLKKEKILELSKNIKKDCRGRVRVLMPKAYNELYEKFKNVNRLLEAVYMEVLEELIKKYSPKKVVVDKFSNEIEEKLKRKFSGIDFEVIPKAEKDIVVAAASIVAKAERLKAMDILSKKLGIKLPEGNINNEKVFKLIPPRKRKYFLKLHFLVRGEK